The following are from one region of the Jatrophihabitans telluris genome:
- a CDS encoding DUF3000 domain-containing protein, with the protein MVPDSGLTLSAGESSINIDDDAVPSTAPEPFRHAVETLLRVPLRREAVLERIRPPQRLAPWSFAVAVDLDGPAEENSSTGRLVVLYDPEGTEAWDGELRLVAYAQADLSSDMANDPLLPEVGWSWLLEALQLRAAAHTAVGGTVTHTTSTRFGDLHGPRSTTQLELRGSWTATETDLTSHLLAFVDLLSLAAGLPPEGVVVLGDR; encoded by the coding sequence ATGGTGCCGGACTCAGGGCTGACGCTGAGCGCGGGCGAGTCGTCGATCAACATCGACGACGACGCCGTCCCGAGCACCGCTCCGGAGCCGTTCCGTCACGCGGTGGAGACGTTGCTGCGGGTTCCGCTGCGGCGCGAAGCGGTACTCGAACGCATCCGTCCGCCGCAGCGACTGGCCCCGTGGTCCTTCGCGGTTGCCGTCGATCTGGACGGTCCGGCGGAGGAGAACAGCTCCACCGGTCGGCTCGTGGTGCTGTACGACCCCGAAGGCACCGAGGCTTGGGACGGCGAGCTTCGTCTGGTGGCCTATGCCCAAGCCGACCTGTCCTCGGACATGGCCAACGATCCGTTGCTGCCCGAAGTCGGCTGGAGCTGGCTGCTGGAGGCCCTGCAGCTGCGAGCGGCGGCTCACACGGCGGTGGGCGGCACGGTCACGCACACCACGTCCACCCGCTTCGGTGACCTGCACGGCCCACGCAGCACGACTCAGCTGGAGCTGCGCGGTTCCTGGACGGCGACGGAGACCGATCTGACCAGCCACCTGCTGGCTTTCGTCGACCTGCTGTCGCTGGCGGCCGGCCTGCCGCCCGAAGGCGTGGTCGTCCTCGGTGACCGGTGA
- a CDS encoding alpha/beta hydrolase, whose protein sequence is MLTRRPHRRRVAPSLAVVVVALSLVTACTKSGKNTTPSSSVTSSAMGSGAGSSSPSQSPSPTSSQVAALKFSDCTGQFQTAIASDRALAMSFFCGKLPVPVDYRQPGGKTIDLFVLKVHYRQQKASDRIGSLLVNPGGPGGSGVNLAASLVAELSTNVFAHFDLIGFDPRGVSLSAPVECMSDAQKDKLLASNPNTRTAAGRATARKLAAGIVKSCVTKYGSMLKDYNTEETARDMDVIRQAVGDDKLNYLGYSYGTRLGAVYAHLFPNTVRVAVLDGAVDPVATELNSDEAQIKGFESAFDQFAADCRNRPACAVLGNPRKVVIGLMKSADVSPIPSSKQGETRKATGGLVMLGVLSALYDQSEWPTLGDALIKATRGDSAGLLALGDNYSGRDSTGHYANILDANLAVNCNDSTLRVTDSLVATKAAEWVSKYPIFGNNAASSLYACYGWPTSGHPLPPATATTAPPILVVGTVHDPATPFKATSVLAKTLGVGTVLSWDGEGHTAYPKTPCITGKVDSYLITAKIPTDDSCPAR, encoded by the coding sequence GTGCTCACAAGACGTCCCCACCGCCGCCGCGTCGCGCCTTCCCTCGCCGTCGTCGTCGTGGCGCTGTCGCTGGTCACCGCTTGTACCAAGTCCGGTAAGAACACCACTCCGTCGTCATCGGTGACGTCATCGGCGATGGGCAGCGGAGCAGGGTCGTCCTCCCCGAGTCAGAGCCCGAGCCCCACGTCCAGCCAGGTAGCCGCGCTGAAATTCTCCGACTGCACCGGGCAGTTCCAGACCGCGATCGCGAGCGACCGTGCCCTGGCGATGAGCTTCTTCTGCGGCAAGTTGCCGGTTCCGGTGGACTACCGCCAGCCCGGCGGCAAGACCATCGACCTGTTCGTCCTCAAAGTTCACTACCGCCAGCAAAAGGCCTCCGACCGGATCGGTTCGCTGCTCGTCAATCCGGGCGGTCCCGGAGGATCGGGTGTGAATCTGGCGGCAAGCCTGGTGGCCGAACTGAGTACCAACGTCTTCGCCCACTTCGACCTGATCGGTTTCGACCCGCGTGGGGTCAGCCTGTCGGCGCCCGTGGAATGCATGAGCGATGCGCAGAAGGACAAGCTGCTGGCATCGAACCCGAACACGAGAACAGCAGCAGGCAGGGCGACGGCTCGCAAACTCGCCGCCGGCATAGTCAAGTCGTGCGTGACCAAGTACGGCTCGATGCTCAAGGACTACAACACCGAGGAGACGGCTCGCGACATGGACGTCATCCGACAAGCAGTCGGTGACGACAAGCTCAACTATCTGGGCTACTCCTACGGCACCCGGCTCGGCGCGGTGTACGCCCACCTGTTTCCGAACACGGTGCGGGTCGCCGTGCTCGACGGCGCGGTCGATCCGGTCGCCACCGAACTCAACAGTGACGAAGCGCAGATCAAGGGTTTCGAATCGGCCTTCGACCAGTTCGCCGCGGACTGCCGTAACCGGCCCGCCTGCGCTGTGCTCGGCAATCCACGCAAGGTCGTCATCGGGTTGATGAAATCAGCCGACGTGTCACCGATTCCCTCGAGCAAACAGGGGGAAACCCGCAAGGCGACCGGCGGCCTGGTCATGCTCGGCGTGCTCTCCGCGCTCTACGATCAGAGCGAGTGGCCGACGTTGGGAGACGCCCTGATCAAGGCCACCAGGGGTGACTCGGCTGGGCTGCTGGCCCTGGGCGACAACTACAGCGGCCGCGATTCCACCGGCCACTACGCCAACATCCTGGACGCCAACCTGGCCGTGAACTGCAACGACTCGACCCTCAGGGTGACCGACAGCCTGGTCGCGACCAAGGCGGCGGAGTGGGTCAGCAAGTATCCGATCTTCGGAAACAACGCCGCCTCGTCGTTGTACGCCTGCTACGGCTGGCCCACCTCGGGGCATCCGCTCCCACCGGCGACCGCCACGACCGCGCCGCCGATCCTGGTCGTGGGAACGGTGCATGACCCGGCCACGCCATTCAAGGCGACGTCCGTCCTGGCCAAGACCCTCGGTGTGGGCACGGTTCTCAGCTGGGACGGCGAAGGGCACACGGCCTATCCCAAGACGCCATGTATCACGGGCAAAGTCGACAGCTACCTCATCACCGCGAAGATCCCGACGGACGACAGCTGCCCAGCACGGTAA
- a CDS encoding PPK2 family polyphosphate kinase translates to MANSDPRPESGPESGPESGPQSKAAAKTNDLRDALRVKPGPLNLLGYDTTAKPHAPGNKTKTAQDLLDSGPRLASLQERLFANGTAGDRRRVLLVLQGMDTSGKDGVVKHVIGLVGPAGVNIKSFKKPTPEEAAHHFLWRIRKALPAPGLIGVFNRSHYEDVVITRVHEWIDEATAAERIEQINAFERGLGEDGTVVVKCFLHISYAEQRARLLARLDDPTKYWKFNPGDIDERAYWSDYQAAYAHAIAATSTDAAPWYIVPSDAKWYRNWAIGQLLTETLEELGLNYPSATFDLDDARVRLQPPY, encoded by the coding sequence ATGGCGAACTCCGACCCCCGCCCAGAGTCCGGCCCAGAGTCTGGGCCCGAGTCCGGCCCCCAGTCCAAGGCGGCAGCGAAGACGAACGACCTGCGGGACGCGCTTCGGGTGAAGCCCGGCCCGCTGAACCTGCTGGGATACGACACGACGGCCAAGCCGCATGCACCCGGCAACAAGACCAAGACGGCGCAGGACCTCCTCGATTCCGGCCCGCGCTTGGCGAGCCTGCAGGAACGGCTGTTCGCCAACGGCACGGCCGGGGACCGGCGCCGGGTGTTGCTCGTCCTGCAGGGCATGGACACCTCCGGCAAGGACGGCGTGGTCAAACACGTCATCGGGCTCGTCGGTCCAGCGGGAGTCAACATCAAGTCATTCAAGAAGCCCACCCCGGAGGAGGCGGCACACCACTTCCTCTGGCGGATCCGCAAGGCGCTGCCCGCGCCGGGCCTGATCGGGGTCTTCAACCGCTCGCACTACGAAGACGTCGTGATCACCCGCGTCCACGAGTGGATCGACGAGGCCACCGCAGCCGAGCGCATCGAACAGATCAATGCCTTCGAGCGTGGCCTGGGCGAGGACGGCACCGTGGTCGTCAAATGCTTCCTGCACATCAGCTACGCCGAACAACGCGCACGGCTGCTGGCCCGGCTGGACGATCCGACCAAGTACTGGAAGTTCAATCCAGGCGACATCGACGAGCGTGCCTATTGGTCGGACTACCAAGCTGCCTACGCCCACGCGATCGCCGCGACGTCCACCGACGCCGCGCCCTGGTACATCGTTCCCAGCGACGCGAAGTGGTACCGCAATTGGGCCATCGGGCAACTGCTCACCGAAACCCTCGAAGAACTCGGCCTGAACTACCCGTCGGCCACCTTCGATCTCGATGATGCACGGGTACGGCTCCAGCCGCCCTACTGA
- the hemQ gene encoding hydrogen peroxide-dependent heme synthase — translation MVDGKQARELNQLLRYTAWSVFAVADPIGDEDRVKLAAEVEDLFAEFRAADIIVRGVYDVSALRADAELMVWWHASTAEELQSAYARFRRSGLGRRLRPVWSVMALHRPAEFNKSHVPAFLAEEVARDYVCVYPFIRSYDWYLLDDGERRELLSEHGQMARGFPDVRANTVASFALNDYEWILAFEADELHRIVDLMRHLRGSRARLHVREEVPFYTGRRRSVAELVDALP, via the coding sequence ATGGTCGACGGCAAGCAAGCGCGCGAACTGAACCAACTCCTCCGCTACACCGCGTGGTCGGTGTTCGCGGTCGCGGACCCGATCGGGGACGAGGACCGCGTGAAGCTGGCCGCCGAGGTCGAGGATCTGTTCGCCGAGTTCCGGGCCGCGGACATCATCGTTCGCGGCGTTTACGACGTCTCCGCGCTGCGGGCCGACGCCGAGCTGATGGTGTGGTGGCATGCCTCGACGGCGGAGGAGCTGCAGTCGGCCTACGCACGATTCCGCCGCAGCGGCCTCGGTCGCCGGCTGCGTCCGGTCTGGTCGGTGATGGCGTTGCACCGGCCCGCGGAGTTCAACAAGAGTCACGTCCCCGCGTTCCTCGCCGAGGAAGTCGCGCGCGACTACGTCTGCGTCTACCCGTTCATCCGGTCCTACGACTGGTACCTGCTCGACGACGGCGAACGGCGCGAACTGTTGTCCGAACACGGCCAGATGGCGCGGGGCTTCCCCGACGTGCGCGCGAACACGGTCGCGTCCTTCGCCCTGAACGACTACGAGTGGATCTTGGCGTTCGAGGCCGACGAGCTACACCGGATCGTGGATCTGATGCGGCACCTGCGTGGCTCGCGCGCGCGGCTGCACGTGCGCGAGGAAGTGCCGTTCTACACCGGACGCCGGCGCAGCGTCGCCGAACTGGTCGATGCCCTTCCCTAG
- the hemG gene encoding protoporphyrinogen oxidase, with protein sequence MSTVVVVGAGIAGLSAARRLLDEDPALDVIVLEAADHPGGKLVRRQIAGEWIDVGAESVLARRPEALALFDRLGLNGEVRHPNAVPALLRNRGTNRRLPAGTVLGVPADLAALPDSGLLSQETLRLIAGEAARAPVVLDGDTSVGDLVADRFGEEVVQRLVDPLLGGVYAGHAHEISLRAAMPALARQFDEGARTLTEATARTAAAGTAPPGGPVFASLADGLARLPEHLAAGLDVRCATTVRQLHRTPSGFRIVTGSRAAPEALDADAVVVAVPAAKAAVLLADLAPGAGAELAGIDYASMAIVTLAFDGGPAALGLPSASGVLIPAVEGLASKAMTFSSVKWPGLGGKRTLLRASLGRAHEERDLQRPDDELVGIVRRELALVAGALTPPVDVHVQRWGAGLPQYAPGHLGRVARIRAAVAEVSGLAVCGAAYDGVGIAATIGSAHTAADQVLRSISQSAQ encoded by the coding sequence ATGAGCACAGTCGTCGTGGTCGGGGCCGGCATCGCGGGACTCAGCGCTGCACGCCGCCTGCTCGACGAGGACCCGGCCCTGGACGTCATCGTCCTGGAGGCCGCCGACCACCCGGGCGGGAAGCTGGTTCGGAGGCAGATCGCGGGGGAGTGGATCGATGTCGGGGCCGAGTCGGTGCTCGCACGTCGGCCGGAGGCCCTGGCCCTGTTCGACCGGCTCGGGCTGAATGGGGAGGTCAGGCATCCGAACGCGGTCCCGGCGCTGCTGCGCAACCGCGGCACCAATCGCCGCCTGCCCGCCGGAACGGTGCTCGGGGTTCCAGCCGACCTGGCCGCGTTGCCGGACTCTGGGCTGCTCTCGCAGGAAACGCTGCGTCTCATTGCGGGGGAGGCGGCCCGCGCTCCGGTGGTCCTGGACGGTGACACCTCCGTGGGCGATCTGGTCGCGGACCGGTTCGGCGAGGAGGTCGTCCAGCGACTCGTCGATCCTCTGCTGGGCGGGGTCTACGCCGGCCACGCACACGAGATCTCGCTGCGGGCCGCGATGCCCGCGCTGGCCCGGCAGTTCGACGAGGGCGCTCGCACGCTGACCGAGGCCACGGCCCGGACCGCAGCCGCCGGCACCGCGCCGCCGGGTGGGCCGGTGTTCGCATCGCTGGCCGACGGGCTGGCCCGGTTGCCCGAGCACCTGGCTGCGGGTCTGGATGTCAGATGCGCAACCACCGTCCGCCAGTTGCACCGGACGCCCAGCGGATTCCGCATCGTGACGGGCTCCCGTGCCGCGCCGGAGGCGCTTGATGCCGACGCGGTGGTCGTTGCCGTCCCCGCAGCCAAAGCCGCCGTCCTGCTGGCCGATCTGGCGCCGGGCGCCGGTGCCGAACTCGCCGGGATCGACTACGCCAGCATGGCCATCGTCACCCTTGCCTTCGACGGCGGTCCCGCCGCATTGGGACTGCCCAGCGCCAGCGGGGTGCTCATCCCGGCAGTCGAAGGACTGGCCAGCAAGGCGATGACCTTTTCCAGCGTGAAGTGGCCGGGCCTGGGCGGCAAGCGGACCTTGTTGCGCGCCTCGCTCGGACGGGCCCACGAGGAGCGCGACCTGCAGCGCCCGGACGACGAACTCGTCGGCATCGTGCGGCGCGAACTCGCACTGGTCGCGGGCGCCTTGACCCCGCCCGTCGACGTGCACGTCCAGCGATGGGGGGCCGGCCTCCCGCAGTACGCGCCGGGTCACCTCGGACGAGTGGCCAGAATCCGCGCGGCAGTCGCCGAGGTGTCGGGCCTTGCAGTCTGCGGCGCCGCGTACGACGGTGTCGGGATTGCGGCCACCATCGGGTCAGCTCACACCGCGGCCGACCAGGTGCTGCGGTCGATCTCGCAGTCGGCACAATGA
- a CDS encoding pyrimidine reductase family protein codes for MRSLIPADPSLPPAEFDLHGHYAHDWIEQGGVRANFVASIDGAATTAGLSRGLQTPGDNRVFAALRDLADVVLVGAATAQAESYSPARPSTERAATRQRYGLRPAPAIAVVSASLSVDLSTPLFRGADPEHPTLVVTGSSGPISRRTDIVDLASGPDLAPGSVALIDAGSTPNGDVDLVAAVAQLTELGYRRILCEGGPRLLGSATARGVVDELCLTVSPMLVGPGGSRIVAGPDWSADLLPQLRLVGLLEEDDALFCRYRIQR; via the coding sequence ATGCGAAGCCTGATTCCGGCCGATCCCTCATTGCCGCCCGCCGAGTTCGACCTGCACGGCCACTACGCCCATGACTGGATCGAGCAAGGTGGAGTCCGGGCCAACTTCGTCGCGAGCATCGACGGAGCGGCCACGACGGCCGGGCTCTCGCGGGGACTGCAGACTCCAGGGGACAACCGGGTGTTCGCCGCGCTCCGCGACCTCGCCGACGTCGTCCTGGTCGGCGCGGCTACCGCACAGGCCGAGAGCTACTCCCCCGCCCGGCCCTCCACCGAACGCGCAGCGACCCGGCAACGCTACGGACTGCGGCCGGCGCCGGCGATCGCGGTGGTTTCCGCCAGTCTCTCGGTGGATCTGTCGACTCCCTTGTTCCGAGGCGCCGATCCCGAGCATCCGACGCTGGTCGTCACCGGCTCGTCCGGTCCGATCTCGCGGCGCACCGACATCGTCGACCTGGCCAGTGGTCCGGACCTGGCTCCGGGTTCGGTCGCCCTCATCGACGCCGGGTCGACTCCGAACGGCGACGTCGATCTGGTGGCGGCGGTCGCTCAGCTCACCGAACTCGGTTATCGCCGCATCCTGTGCGAGGGCGGCCCGCGGCTGCTCGGCTCGGCTACCGCCCGCGGCGTCGTGGACGAGCTGTGCCTGACGGTCTCGCCGATGCTGGTGGGTCCGGGCGGATCCCGAATCGTGGCCGGCCCTGACTGGAGCGCCGATCTGCTGCCCCAACTGCGCCTGGTCGGCCTGCTGGAGGAGGACGACGCACTGTTCTGCCGGTACCGGATCCAGCGCTGA
- the msrB gene encoding peptide-methionine (R)-S-oxide reductase MsrB, whose translation MTTASTGSTPPVAKTDEQWRAELSPAEYAVLRQAATERPYTGEYTDNHRVGVYSCRACGSELFRSAEKFDSHCGWPSFFSPLAGDQIIERVDTTMGMRRVEVVCARCHSHLGHVFEGEGYGTPTDLRYCINSISLSFAEQDATQ comes from the coding sequence ATGACCACTGCATCGACCGGTTCCACGCCGCCCGTCGCCAAGACGGACGAGCAATGGCGTGCCGAACTGTCTCCCGCCGAGTACGCAGTCCTGCGCCAGGCCGCTACCGAGCGCCCCTACACCGGTGAGTACACCGACAACCACCGTGTCGGGGTCTACTCGTGCCGGGCCTGCGGCAGCGAGCTGTTCCGTTCTGCCGAGAAGTTCGACTCGCACTGCGGATGGCCGAGCTTCTTCTCACCACTGGCCGGCGACCAGATCATCGAGCGCGTCGACACCACAATGGGAATGCGGCGAGTCGAGGTGGTGTGCGCGCGGTGCCACAGCCACCTCGGCCACGTCTTCGAGGGTGAGGGCTACGGCACTCCGACGGATCTGCGTTACTGCATCAACTCGATCAGCCTGAGCTTCGCCGAGCAGGACGCCACCCAATAG
- a CDS encoding ATP-dependent DNA ligase, translated as MKLPIMPPVAPMLAKSVPTIPAGASYEPKWDGFRSIIFRDGDDVEFGSRNEKPMTRYFPELVAAVKAELPQRCVLDGEIVVATDAGLDFDALQQRIHPAVSRVTMLSEKTPASFIAFDLLSLGDEDYTGRPFAERRAALEAALAGVNSPIHLTPTTTDVAEAQRWFVEFEGAGLDGVIAKPLTGTYQQDKRTMFKIKHVRTADCVLAGFRWHKGSTEAAPLVGSLLLGLYEQGRLQHVGVVGAFTALRRAELVQELAPLMLADGEDHPWQEWASAEAHQGQRLPGSVSRWNATKDLSFVPLRPERVLEVKYEHMEGSRFRHLAHFVRWRDDRTPGSCTYEQLEQPLTFALHDIVPGLGSDQAGLG; from the coding sequence ATGAAGTTGCCGATCATGCCGCCGGTCGCACCGATGCTGGCCAAGTCCGTACCGACCATTCCGGCCGGAGCGTCCTACGAACCGAAATGGGACGGTTTCCGTAGCATCATTTTCCGCGACGGCGACGATGTCGAATTCGGCAGCCGCAACGAGAAGCCGATGACCCGCTACTTCCCTGAACTGGTTGCGGCGGTGAAGGCGGAGCTGCCGCAACGGTGCGTGCTGGACGGCGAGATCGTCGTCGCCACCGACGCCGGACTCGACTTCGATGCCCTCCAGCAACGCATCCACCCGGCGGTGTCGCGGGTGACGATGTTGAGCGAGAAGACGCCGGCGTCCTTCATCGCCTTCGATCTGCTCAGCCTCGGGGACGAGGACTACACCGGCAGGCCGTTCGCCGAACGCCGAGCCGCGCTGGAGGCCGCCCTCGCCGGCGTGAACTCCCCCATCCACCTGACGCCGACCACCACCGACGTCGCCGAGGCCCAGCGGTGGTTCGTGGAGTTCGAGGGTGCCGGGCTCGACGGCGTGATCGCCAAGCCACTCACGGGCACATACCAGCAGGACAAGCGGACGATGTTCAAGATCAAGCACGTCCGGACCGCTGACTGCGTGCTGGCCGGGTTCCGCTGGCACAAGGGCTCGACCGAGGCCGCACCCCTCGTCGGCTCCCTGCTGCTGGGCTTGTACGAGCAGGGCAGGCTGCAGCACGTCGGAGTGGTGGGTGCCTTCACGGCGCTGCGGCGCGCAGAGCTGGTCCAGGAACTGGCGCCGTTGATGCTGGCCGACGGCGAGGATCATCCGTGGCAGGAATGGGCGAGTGCCGAAGCTCATCAGGGCCAGCGACTGCCGGGCAGCGTCAGCCGCTGGAACGCGACCAAGGACCTGTCGTTCGTCCCGTTGCGGCCCGAGCGCGTGCTCGAGGTCAAGTACGAACACATGGAGGGAAGCCGCTTCCGGCACCTGGCTCATTTCGTCCGTTGGCGCGATGACCGAACGCCTGGATCGTGCACGTACGAACAGCTCGAGCAACCGCTCACCTTCGCGTTGCACGACATCGTGCCCGGCCTGGGCAGCGATCAAGCGGGTCTCGGCTGA
- the ligD gene encoding non-homologous end-joining DNA ligase: MPSPFTEVDVAGRTVRISNPDRLYFPAAGITKLDLAHYYMAVGDGILRALRERPCMLHRFPDGAEGERIYQKRLPKGAPEWVETAQVAFPSGRTADELCVTELASVVWAVQMSTVEFHPWPSRRADTEHPDELRIDLDPQPGTGLAEAKKVAVVVHELLDELGALGWPKLSGKRGIHVYVRIEPGFGFREVRKAALAFAREVERRVPELVTTAWWKEERGEQIFLDYNQNARDRTIASAYSVRASPSAQVSAPVTWQELGEAEMGDFTVASMPARFAELGDVHAGIDDHRWSIQPLLDWAERDEHELGIADAPYPPQFPKQEGEPLRVQPSRARTRPAAGTGPTPIELE; the protein is encoded by the coding sequence ATGCCTTCGCCGTTCACCGAGGTCGACGTCGCCGGCCGGACCGTCCGCATCTCCAACCCGGACCGGCTCTATTTCCCCGCGGCCGGGATCACCAAGCTCGACCTGGCCCATTACTACATGGCCGTCGGCGACGGCATCCTGCGCGCGTTGCGGGAACGGCCGTGCATGCTGCACCGCTTCCCCGACGGTGCCGAGGGCGAACGGATCTACCAGAAGCGGTTGCCCAAGGGCGCCCCCGAGTGGGTGGAAACGGCTCAGGTGGCGTTTCCGTCCGGGCGCACCGCGGACGAGCTCTGCGTGACCGAACTGGCGAGCGTGGTCTGGGCGGTGCAGATGTCGACGGTCGAGTTTCACCCGTGGCCCTCGCGTCGTGCCGACACCGAGCACCCCGACGAGCTTCGCATCGACCTCGATCCGCAGCCGGGCACCGGGCTGGCTGAGGCGAAGAAGGTTGCGGTCGTGGTGCACGAACTGCTCGACGAACTCGGGGCGCTGGGGTGGCCGAAGCTGTCCGGCAAGCGTGGCATCCACGTCTATGTCCGCATCGAGCCCGGCTTCGGCTTTCGGGAGGTCCGCAAAGCCGCGCTGGCGTTTGCGCGCGAGGTAGAGCGCCGGGTGCCCGAACTCGTGACGACCGCGTGGTGGAAGGAAGAGCGTGGGGAACAGATCTTCCTTGACTACAACCAGAACGCCCGCGATCGGACGATCGCCTCGGCCTACTCCGTGCGTGCATCGCCGAGCGCGCAAGTCTCGGCACCGGTGACCTGGCAGGAGCTCGGCGAGGCCGAGATGGGCGACTTCACGGTCGCGTCGATGCCGGCGCGCTTTGCCGAGTTGGGGGACGTCCACGCCGGCATCGATGACCATCGATGGTCTATACAACCGTTGCTCGACTGGGCCGAGCGGGACGAGCACGAACTCGGCATCGCCGATGCTCCCTATCCGCCGCAGTTTCCCAAGCAGGAAGGTGAGCCGCTGCGCGTGCAACCCAGCCGGGCGCGCACCCGCCCGGCGGCCGGCACCGGCCCAACACCGATCGAGCTGGAATAG
- the hemE gene encoding uroporphyrinogen decarboxylase, with the protein MSATENSSPTPACSPDGRDPAPSLLVRAARGEQVAHPPVWFMRQAGRSLPEYRALRVGTGMLESCRTPDLVTEITLQPVRRHGVDAAIFFSDIVVPLQAAGIDIEIVAGVGPVVASPVRSAADVEAMPRLSAEQIPDITESVQRLVCELDGVPLIGFAGAPYTLASYLIEGGPSKDHARTKALMHSDPATWHRLLSTLADISATFLLTQLAAGASAVQLFDSWAGGLSEADYRAFVLPHSQDVFAAIADYDVPKIHFGVGTGELLAAMRDAGASVVGVDWRTPLDEAARRIGGTVAVQGNLDPALLFADWHVVEREVRRIVSEGRRAPGHIFNLGHGVLPDTDPEMLTRVVELVHSL; encoded by the coding sequence ATGTCCGCGACCGAGAATTCAAGCCCCACACCTGCCTGCTCACCCGACGGCAGGGACCCAGCCCCCAGTCTGCTCGTCCGAGCGGCCCGAGGCGAGCAGGTTGCCCACCCGCCGGTCTGGTTCATGCGCCAGGCCGGGCGGTCGCTACCGGAGTACCGCGCGCTCCGGGTCGGGACCGGGATGCTGGAATCGTGCCGCACGCCGGACCTCGTCACCGAGATCACGCTGCAGCCGGTCCGTCGCCACGGGGTGGACGCGGCGATCTTCTTCTCCGACATCGTCGTCCCGCTGCAGGCCGCCGGCATCGACATCGAGATCGTGGCCGGCGTAGGCCCGGTCGTGGCGTCGCCGGTGCGTTCGGCCGCCGATGTCGAGGCCATGCCGCGGCTGTCGGCCGAGCAGATACCCGACATCACCGAGTCGGTGCAGCGATTGGTCTGCGAACTCGACGGCGTCCCCCTCATCGGTTTCGCCGGCGCCCCGTACACCTTGGCCAGCTACCTGATCGAAGGCGGGCCGTCGAAGGATCACGCCCGCACGAAGGCCCTGATGCATTCGGACCCGGCCACCTGGCATCGCCTCCTGAGCACGCTTGCCGACATCTCGGCGACGTTCCTGCTCACCCAGCTGGCAGCCGGCGCATCGGCGGTTCAGCTGTTCGACTCGTGGGCGGGCGGGCTGTCCGAGGCCGACTATCGCGCGTTCGTGCTGCCGCATTCGCAGGATGTCTTCGCCGCGATCGCCGATTACGACGTCCCGAAGATTCACTTCGGGGTAGGGACGGGCGAGCTGCTGGCGGCCATGCGCGATGCCGGCGCGAGCGTGGTCGGTGTCGATTGGCGGACCCCGCTCGACGAGGCGGCACGGCGAATCGGCGGAACGGTCGCGGTGCAGGGCAACCTCGACCCCGCATTGTTGTTCGCGGACTGGCACGTCGTCGAGCGGGAGGTCCGCCGGATCGTCTCGGAAGGACGCCGGGCGCCCGGGCACATCTTCAACCTCGGACACGGGGTGCTGCCCGACACCGATCCCGAAATGCTCACCCGAGTCGTCGAACTCGTCCATTCGCTGTAG